A genome region from Coffea arabica cultivar ET-39 chromosome 7e, Coffea Arabica ET-39 HiFi, whole genome shotgun sequence includes the following:
- the LOC113700869 gene encoding uncharacterized protein, protein MFTEEIADHPGSVAFIVIEKSQLCKRPIFKRMFVMFTAQKEGFVNACRPVIGLDACHLKGIMGGQLMSTIGRDVNNQMFPIAMALVESECKDSSGWFLDNLSDAIGTPLERGWVFLSDRQKELIDCIENKYPGVEHQFCVRHMYANFKLKFKDKHLRDLMWAVARAYLPSHYESKMRELQIVAPEAHAWLSSIPANLWARHTFSPRTKCDLLSNNICESFNQYIKDARKEPILTMFEAIRRQIMCKFQEKRDWIQKVKSHICPRICQKIEERKKQLAQFDALVSTREVYEVTGIVRTFVVNAVQRSCTCNEWDMTGIPCVHGCVGLVQDSKSPYAYVDNCDSVETYKKAYAGVIMPMPDQANWVNTCNDSLLPPRRKIALGRPKKVRRKAPLEDLHVGKLSKVGLPIHCSHC, encoded by the exons ATGTTTACGGAGGAGATTGCTGACCATCCAG GTTCAGTGGCATTTATTGTAATTGAAAAATCCCAACTTTGTAAAAGGCCAATCTTCAAGAGAATGTTTGTGATGTTTACTGCACAAAAGGAAGGTTTTGTAAATGCATGTAGGCCTGTAATAGGGCTGGATGCATGTCACCTTAAGGGGATCATGGGAGGGCAGCTTATGTCTACAATTGGTAGGGATGTTAATAACCAAATGTTCCCAATTGCTATGGCTCTTGTTGAGTCTGAGTGCAAAGATAGTTCGGGGTGGTTTTTGGACAACCTTTCTGATGCCATTGGGACTCCACTTGAAAGGGGTTGGGTATTTCTATCAGATAGACAAAAG GAATTAATTGATTGCATTGAGAATAAGTATCCTGGAGTGGAGCATCAATTCTGTGTTAGACACATGTATGCTAACTTCAAGCTAAAATTCAAGGATAAGCACCTAAGAGATTTAATGTGGGCAGTAGCCAGAGCTTATTTACCCAGTCACTATGAAAGCAAAATGAGAGAGTTGCAAATAGTAGCACCAGAAGCACATGCATGGCTCAGTTCCATACCAGCTAACCTATGGGCCAGACACACCTTTTCTCCAAGGACAAAATGTGACCTTTTAAGTAATAATATATGTGAGAGCTTCAATCAATACATTAAGGATGCTAGGAAGGAGCCTATTTTGACTATGTTTGAAGCCATTCGAAGGCAGATAATGTGCAAGTTTCAAGAAAAAAGAGATTGGATTCAGAAGGTGAAGTCTCACATTTGTCCGAGGATTTGTCAAAAAattgaagagagaaaaaagcAATTAGCTCAGTTTGATGCACTTGTGTCTACAAGAGAGGTGTATGAGGTGACTGGTATAGTAAGAACTTTTGTTGTTAATGCAGTTCAAAGGTCTTGCACATGTAATGAGTGGGATATGACAGGAATTCCATGTGTCCATGGATGTGTTGGACTTGTGCAAGACAGCAAAAGTCCATATGCATATGTTGATAATTGTGACTCAGTGGAAACATATAAAAAGGCATATGCTGGTGTTATTATGCCTATGCCAGACCAAGCAAATTGGGTGAACACATGCAATGATTCATTACTCCCACCTCGTAGGAAGATAGCTCTAGGCAGACCTAAGAAAGTTAGAAGAAAGGCTCCATTGGAGGACTTACATGTTGGAAAACTGTCTAAAGTAGGGCTGCCAATTCACTGTAGTCATTGTTAG